In Nonomuraea sp. NBC_00507, the following are encoded in one genomic region:
- a CDS encoding carbohydrate ABC transporter permease, which translates to MRRLETRWGILMALPAILGFLIFTIGPMAASAFFSLTDWTIGASPSFVGLDNYTAMARDELFWKSLTTTTYYTLGSVPLVLIVSFAVAMLLNEKVRGLAIWRTIFYLPTLVPAIANVVLWIWIFNPDFGLLNSLLRQGGLPGSQWIYAESTAVPSLIIMSTWGFGNTMVIFLAGLQGVPRHLYEAVSIDGGGPWRRFWHVTLPMMTPTIFYNLVVGVVGTFQVFNQAYVMTEGGPNHATLFYVYYLFRKAFTESEMGYASALAWTLFMIIMVVTFLMFRNARRWVYYEMAGAR; encoded by the coding sequence ATGCGCCGCTTGGAGACCCGCTGGGGCATCCTCATGGCGCTGCCCGCCATCCTCGGATTCCTGATCTTCACGATCGGCCCGATGGCGGCCTCGGCCTTCTTCAGCCTGACCGACTGGACGATCGGCGCGAGCCCGTCGTTCGTCGGGCTGGACAACTACACCGCCATGGCCCGCGACGAGCTGTTCTGGAAGTCGCTGACCACGACCACGTACTACACGCTCGGCTCGGTCCCGCTGGTGCTCATCGTCAGCTTCGCCGTGGCCATGCTGCTCAACGAGAAGGTCCGCGGCCTGGCGATCTGGCGCACGATCTTCTACCTGCCGACGCTGGTGCCGGCCATCGCCAACGTCGTGCTCTGGATCTGGATCTTCAACCCGGACTTCGGGCTGCTCAACTCGCTGCTGCGGCAGGGCGGGTTGCCCGGCTCCCAGTGGATCTACGCCGAGTCCACCGCCGTCCCCTCGCTGATCATCATGAGCACGTGGGGCTTCGGCAACACCATGGTGATCTTCCTGGCCGGGCTGCAGGGCGTGCCGCGGCACCTGTACGAGGCGGTGTCCATCGACGGCGGCGGCCCGTGGCGGCGCTTCTGGCACGTGACGCTGCCGATGATGACGCCGACCATCTTCTACAACCTGGTGGTCGGCGTGGTCGGCACCTTCCAGGTGTTCAACCAGGCGTACGTGATGACCGAGGGCGGCCCCAACCACGCCACCCTCTTCTACGTCTACTACCTGTTCCGCAAGGCGTTCACCGAGAGCGAGATGGGCTACGCCAGCGCCCTCGCCTGGACCCTCTTCATGATCATCATGGTGGTGACGTTCCTGATGTTCAGAAACGCCCGCCGCTGGGTCTACTACGAGATGGCAGGTGCCCGATGA
- a CDS encoding carbohydrate ABC transporter permease: protein MTAVAAPDRPRAKGVAPTQGLRKPRRYGRILLYAALLAGSIPTLLPFVWLVRSALMQDAQMFVSPPEWIPAPFQWSNFGEALTTQPFGRYFVNTLVIAVISVLGTVVTCAVAAFSFSRLRWRGRDVVFALLLSGVMLPYAVTLIPTFVMWQELGALDTIAPLTVPSWFAGAGGGVFNIFLLRQFFLTIPFELDEAAYIDGASPWRVFWTIVMPLSKPAIIVVTIFTFIGTWNDFLGPLLYLQSEENYTLSLGLASFQSMYLTQWGYLMAASAAVIAPIIALFFFLQRYFIEGVTLTGIKN, encoded by the coding sequence ATGACCGCCGTGGCGGCCCCGGACCGGCCCCGCGCCAAGGGCGTGGCCCCCACGCAAGGGTTGCGCAAACCCCGCAGGTACGGCCGGATCCTGCTGTACGCGGCGCTGCTGGCGGGGTCGATCCCGACCCTGCTGCCGTTCGTGTGGCTGGTGCGCAGCGCGCTCATGCAGGACGCGCAGATGTTCGTCTCGCCGCCGGAGTGGATCCCCGCGCCGTTCCAGTGGTCGAACTTCGGCGAGGCGCTGACCACGCAGCCCTTCGGCCGCTACTTCGTCAACACGCTCGTCATCGCCGTCATCAGCGTCCTGGGCACGGTGGTGACCTGCGCGGTGGCCGCCTTCAGCTTCTCCCGGCTGCGCTGGCGCGGCCGGGACGTGGTGTTCGCGCTGCTGCTCAGCGGCGTCATGCTGCCGTACGCCGTCACGCTCATCCCGACGTTCGTGATGTGGCAGGAGTTGGGCGCGCTGGACACGATCGCGCCGCTCACCGTGCCGAGCTGGTTCGCCGGAGCGGGCGGGGGAGTGTTCAACATCTTCCTGCTGCGGCAGTTCTTCCTGACGATCCCCTTCGAGCTGGACGAGGCCGCCTACATCGACGGGGCCTCGCCGTGGCGGGTGTTCTGGACGATCGTCATGCCGCTGTCGAAGCCCGCGATCATCGTGGTCACCATCTTCACCTTCATCGGCACCTGGAACGACTTCCTCGGCCCGCTGCTCTACCTGCAGAGCGAGGAGAACTACACGCTGTCGCTGGGGCTGGCGTCGTTCCAGAGCATGTACCTGACGCAGTGGGGCTACCTCATGGCGGCCTCCGCGGCCGTGATCGCGCCGATCATCGCGTTGTTCTTCTTCCTGCAGCGCTACTTCATCGAGGGAGTCACGCTGACGGGGATCAAGAACTGA
- a CDS encoding ABC transporter substrate-binding protein, with product MSAFERVTRRSLLRGGAVVLGSAMAAPLLSACGGGGNGGGSKELTFWNFYGPNPQADAQSKWFTDLVAAWNANNEVKVKLHYLPVSEYLAGTALQTAFSAGQGPDIFLLSPGDFLRYYNGGVLTDLTPHLKPDQLADFDGGVLGTRKVDGKVYGLPMEQEPLAMYYSVDAFEQAKLSEGDLPKTWDQLLDVAAKLTTKDRFGLLFETIPGYYQNFTWYPFMWMAGGSAVPENGAPGFNAPAIHNALKLWQDAITTKVAPRKPQGDGAGNAPANLGSGFAAMQQSGIWSVSQMEQDKKDFKYGVFPLPVPDGGTYTTDIGGWAFVANAKGANPEAAATFIAWALAATDKDGVERGRQWNTVVKTNLPARKSVQEAAKAAGAFDKPALKVFLDQVVPGGRGEPRYTPEVYKAVSDAIQAAQLGGIAPAQAAADAAAKIDTFLKGYKGAAML from the coding sequence ATGTCGGCCTTCGAGAGGGTGACCCGCCGATCGCTGCTGCGTGGCGGAGCCGTCGTGTTGGGTTCGGCCATGGCGGCGCCGTTGCTGTCAGCGTGTGGGGGCGGGGGCAACGGCGGCGGCTCCAAGGAGCTGACGTTCTGGAACTTCTACGGTCCCAATCCGCAGGCGGACGCACAGAGCAAGTGGTTCACCGACCTCGTGGCGGCGTGGAACGCCAACAACGAGGTCAAGGTCAAGCTCCACTACCTGCCGGTGTCCGAATACCTCGCCGGCACCGCGCTGCAGACGGCGTTCTCCGCCGGCCAGGGGCCGGACATCTTCCTGCTCAGCCCCGGCGACTTCCTCCGCTACTACAACGGCGGGGTGCTGACCGACCTCACGCCGCACCTCAAGCCCGACCAGCTCGCCGACTTCGACGGCGGCGTGCTCGGCACGCGCAAGGTGGACGGCAAGGTCTACGGCCTGCCGATGGAGCAGGAGCCGTTGGCCATGTACTACAGCGTCGACGCCTTCGAGCAGGCCAAGCTGTCGGAGGGCGACCTCCCCAAGACGTGGGACCAGTTGCTCGACGTCGCCGCCAAGCTGACCACCAAGGACCGCTTCGGGCTGCTGTTCGAGACCATCCCGGGCTACTACCAGAACTTCACCTGGTACCCGTTCATGTGGATGGCCGGCGGCTCGGCCGTGCCCGAGAACGGCGCGCCCGGCTTCAACGCGCCCGCGATCCACAACGCGCTCAAGCTCTGGCAGGACGCGATCACCACCAAGGTCGCGCCCCGCAAGCCGCAGGGCGACGGCGCCGGCAACGCGCCCGCCAACCTGGGCAGCGGCTTCGCCGCCATGCAGCAGAGCGGCATCTGGTCGGTGTCGCAGATGGAACAGGACAAGAAGGACTTCAAGTACGGCGTCTTCCCGCTGCCCGTGCCCGACGGCGGCACGTACACGACCGACATCGGCGGATGGGCGTTCGTGGCCAACGCCAAGGGCGCCAACCCGGAGGCGGCGGCCACGTTCATCGCCTGGGCCCTGGCGGCGACCGACAAGGACGGGGTGGAGCGGGGACGGCAGTGGAACACGGTCGTCAAGACGAACCTGCCCGCCCGCAAGTCCGTGCAGGAGGCGGCCAAGGCGGCCGGAGCGTTCGACAAGCCGGCGCTGAAGGTCTTCCTGGACCAGGTCGTCCCCGGTGGCCGCGGCGAGCCCCGCTACACGCCCGAGGTGTACAAGGCGGTTTCCGACGCGATCCAGGCCGCCCAGCTGGGCGGCATCGCCCCGGCCCAGGCGGCCGCGGACGCCGCGGCGAAGATCGACACCTTCCTGAAGGGGTACAAGGGTGCCGCGATGCTCTGA
- a CDS encoding LacI family DNA-binding transcriptional regulator, protein MANPSEKIARSVTIRDVAAAADVSIGTASKALNGRGRMRAETRDRVLAAAERLGFRPNPLAQGLLAGRTYTVGLVTGDSFGRFSIPVMLGAEDALGAGQISVFMCDTRDDPIRERHYVERLLARRVEGIIVTGRRTEPRPGIGRDLPVPVVYAMTQSTDESDVSIIPDDEGGGALAARHLLATGRTRIGHVTGPQRFQAARRRAHGLTTALSEAGLEPAGEILFGQWSEEWGRQGADVLLHAAPDVDAVFCGSDQIARGVAETLRERGRRVPEDVALVGFDNWEPMALGCRPPLTTVDMNLGEIGLLAARHILEVIAGRPSGGGVTIVPASLVLRESTRRAPS, encoded by the coding sequence TTGGCCAACCCCTCGGAAAAGATCGCGAGAAGCGTCACGATCAGGGACGTCGCGGCCGCTGCCGACGTCTCGATCGGCACCGCGTCCAAGGCACTCAACGGGCGCGGCCGCATGCGCGCCGAGACCCGCGACCGGGTGCTCGCCGCGGCCGAGCGGCTGGGCTTCCGGCCCAATCCGCTCGCCCAGGGCCTGCTGGCCGGGCGCACGTACACGGTCGGCCTGGTCACGGGTGACAGCTTCGGGCGCTTCAGCATCCCCGTGATGCTGGGCGCGGAGGACGCGCTGGGCGCCGGGCAGATCTCGGTGTTCATGTGCGACACCCGCGACGACCCGATCAGAGAGCGCCACTACGTCGAGCGGCTGCTGGCCCGGCGCGTGGAGGGCATCATCGTCACCGGCCGGCGCACCGAGCCGCGCCCGGGGATCGGCCGCGACCTGCCGGTTCCCGTCGTGTACGCCATGACGCAGTCCACCGACGAGTCGGACGTGTCGATCATCCCGGACGACGAGGGCGGCGGCGCGCTGGCCGCCCGCCACCTGCTGGCGACGGGACGCACCCGCATCGGGCACGTCACCGGGCCGCAGCGCTTCCAGGCTGCGCGCCGGCGGGCGCACGGCCTGACCACCGCCCTGTCCGAGGCCGGACTCGAGCCGGCCGGGGAGATCCTGTTCGGGCAGTGGAGCGAGGAGTGGGGGCGGCAGGGCGCCGACGTGCTCCTGCACGCCGCGCCCGACGTGGACGCCGTCTTCTGCGGCAGCGACCAGATCGCCCGCGGGGTGGCGGAGACGCTGCGCGAGCGGGGGCGGCGGGTGCCCGAGGACGTGGCGCTGGTGGGGTTCGACAACTGGGAGCCGATGGCGCTGGGCTGCCGGCCGCCGCTGACGACCGTGGACATGAACCTCGGCGAGATCGGGCTGCTGGCCGCCCGGCACATCCTGGAGGTCATCGCGGGCCGGCCGTCCGGCGGCGGGGTGACGATCGTCCCCGCCAGCCTGGTGCTGCGGGAGTCCACGCGGCGCGCCCCATCCTGA
- a CDS encoding extracellular solute-binding protein: MKRRDLFKLGGLAALGTAAAACGGGAGSAGNTQLQFMFWGSTFEKAAVERMLKQYEQKNPGVAVKPLFTPDEYDVKLNTLVASNKLPDAGYVPMSMSFRLGEQGKLVNLFPYLQKYPQLAGYLPDAYLWTGQDNLHAIATANESMLLWFSKSAVAAAGVTPPAEAASAWTWDQLVENAYKLTLDQNGKRPDESGFDPKQIKQFGVSISFTYGAAWYGFLRSNGADFADETGKKCLLDTPEAIQVFQNLQDLVYKHRVAPGPGQLAATGDEVPGTNILLKTKRVAMVVDGHWSLLDMNESKVDFGMGVLPKYTEPFTASQVAGASAVFAGSKHEQEAVELLAFHNDPANVDLFAKGLWMPQEKKYYEDQAAIDSWTKNAQHPPEFRTAVVDYARDHGIPDLRNRVKNMSAISSDVLTPALQELETGKRPAAEIMKATAPKITSMLQGWHHRQDL, encoded by the coding sequence ATGAAGAGACGTGATCTGTTCAAGCTCGGCGGGCTCGCCGCCCTCGGCACCGCGGCGGCGGCCTGCGGCGGCGGCGCCGGCTCGGCCGGGAACACGCAGCTGCAGTTCATGTTCTGGGGCTCGACGTTCGAGAAGGCGGCCGTCGAGCGCATGCTCAAGCAGTACGAGCAGAAGAACCCGGGCGTTGCCGTCAAGCCGCTGTTCACCCCCGACGAGTACGACGTGAAGCTCAACACGCTCGTCGCCAGCAACAAGCTGCCGGACGCCGGCTATGTGCCGATGTCGATGTCCTTCCGCCTCGGCGAGCAGGGCAAGCTGGTCAACCTGTTCCCGTACCTGCAGAAGTATCCGCAGCTGGCCGGCTACCTGCCGGACGCGTACCTGTGGACCGGGCAGGACAACCTGCACGCCATCGCGACCGCGAACGAGTCCATGCTGCTGTGGTTCAGCAAGTCCGCCGTCGCGGCGGCCGGGGTCACGCCCCCGGCCGAGGCCGCCTCCGCCTGGACGTGGGACCAGCTCGTGGAGAACGCCTACAAACTCACCCTCGACCAGAACGGCAAGCGCCCGGACGAGTCCGGCTTCGACCCCAAGCAGATCAAGCAGTTCGGCGTCTCCATCAGCTTCACCTACGGCGCCGCCTGGTACGGGTTCCTGCGCAGCAACGGCGCCGACTTCGCCGACGAGACGGGCAAGAAGTGCCTGCTGGACACGCCCGAGGCGATCCAGGTGTTCCAGAACCTGCAGGACCTGGTCTACAAGCACCGGGTCGCGCCCGGCCCCGGCCAGCTCGCCGCCACCGGCGACGAGGTGCCGGGCACCAACATCCTGCTCAAGACCAAGCGGGTGGCGATGGTGGTGGACGGCCACTGGAGCCTGCTCGACATGAACGAGAGCAAGGTCGACTTCGGCATGGGCGTGCTGCCCAAATACACCGAGCCGTTCACCGCCAGCCAGGTGGCCGGCGCCTCGGCGGTGTTCGCGGGGAGCAAGCACGAGCAGGAGGCCGTGGAGCTGCTCGCCTTCCACAACGACCCGGCGAACGTCGACCTGTTCGCCAAGGGCCTGTGGATGCCGCAGGAGAAGAAGTACTACGAGGACCAGGCGGCCATCGACTCCTGGACCAAGAACGCCCAGCACCCGCCGGAGTTCCGGACCGCGGTCGTCGACTATGCCCGCGACCACGGCATCCCCGACCTCCGCAACCGCGTCAAGAACATGTCCGCCATCAGCAGCGACGTGCTCACCCCCGCCCTGCAGGAGCTGGAGACCGGCAAGCGCCCGGCCGCCGAGATCATGAAGGCCACCGCACCCAAGATCACCAGCATGCTGCAGGGCTGGCACCACCGTCAGGACCTGTGA
- a CDS encoding glycoside hydrolase family 127 protein, protein MLRPIGVGDAVITGGPLARWQEINHEASIPLGLEQMERSGALPNLRRAAGEGEGPFQGYRFQDSDLYKQLEAVSWEQVRSPEPGYAAFIEQASAVLARAQRPDGYLNSHYQVVKPDKIYAELEYSHEMYCAGHLFQAAVAAARAGVGDSLLPIARRLADHLVEVFLTGGDDGIDGHAEVETALVELHRLTGERAYLELASKLIDNRGKGLIKDSGMGMLYAQDHLPVREADTAVGHAVRQLYLDAGVVDVYLETGDESLLESSVRRWEDMVATKTYITGGHGSRHDGEAFGERYELPSDRAYSESCAAIASIHWNWRLLLATGHGRYADLIERTLWNAFAASTSAGGTRFFYVNPLQRRNDLVEDAYLGRRREWFACACCPPNIMRLVASLGGYLATETASGLQLHQYAAGRIEAAGARLRVETDYPWDGVIRITVEEAPPGDWELALRIPSWSESTYVDDRPARAAEDGYFRIRRSAWRAGDAVELRLDLTPRLMRPHHRIDAVRGSAALERGPLVYCFEQADQPEGVEVDDLAIAPDAVPRPIDREIEGVGRTVLLEIDAVVVSQPRGGLPYAGTPLATRTSVTATAIPYFQWDNRDGGAMRVWIPLA, encoded by the coding sequence GTGTTGCGGCCGATCGGCGTCGGCGACGCCGTCATCACCGGCGGGCCGCTCGCGCGGTGGCAGGAGATCAACCACGAGGCGAGCATCCCGCTGGGCCTGGAGCAGATGGAGCGCTCGGGTGCGCTGCCGAACCTCCGGAGAGCGGCGGGGGAGGGCGAGGGGCCCTTTCAGGGGTACCGGTTCCAGGATTCCGATCTTTACAAGCAACTCGAGGCCGTCTCGTGGGAGCAGGTCCGCTCCCCGGAGCCCGGCTACGCCGCGTTCATCGAGCAGGCGTCGGCCGTGCTGGCCAGGGCGCAGCGGCCCGACGGCTACCTCAACTCGCACTACCAGGTGGTCAAGCCGGACAAGATCTACGCCGAGCTGGAGTACAGCCATGAGATGTACTGCGCCGGCCACCTGTTCCAGGCCGCGGTGGCGGCCGCCCGCGCGGGCGTCGGCGACAGCCTGCTGCCGATCGCGCGCCGCCTGGCCGACCACCTCGTCGAGGTGTTCCTGACCGGCGGCGACGACGGCATCGACGGCCACGCCGAGGTCGAGACCGCGCTGGTCGAGCTGCACCGGCTGACGGGCGAGCGTGCCTACCTGGAGCTGGCGTCCAAGCTGATCGACAACCGCGGCAAGGGCCTCATCAAGGACAGCGGCATGGGCATGCTCTACGCCCAGGACCACTTGCCGGTACGCGAGGCGGACACCGCGGTCGGCCACGCCGTGCGCCAGCTCTACCTCGACGCCGGCGTCGTCGACGTCTACCTGGAGACCGGCGACGAGTCGCTGCTGGAGAGCTCGGTGCGCCGCTGGGAGGACATGGTCGCCACCAAGACGTACATCACCGGCGGCCACGGCTCGCGCCATGACGGCGAGGCGTTCGGCGAGCGTTACGAGCTGCCCTCCGACCGCGCCTACAGCGAGAGCTGCGCGGCGATCGCGAGCATCCACTGGAACTGGCGGCTGCTGCTGGCCACCGGCCACGGCCGGTACGCCGACCTGATCGAGCGCACGCTCTGGAACGCCTTCGCCGCCTCCACCTCGGCCGGTGGCACCCGCTTCTTCTACGTCAACCCGCTGCAGCGCAGGAACGACCTCGTCGAGGACGCCTACCTCGGGCGGCGCAGGGAGTGGTTCGCCTGCGCCTGCTGCCCGCCGAACATCATGCGCCTGGTGGCCTCGCTCGGCGGCTACCTCGCCACCGAGACCGCCTCCGGCCTGCAGCTGCACCAGTACGCGGCAGGCCGGATCGAGGCGGCGGGCGCCCGCCTGCGCGTCGAGACCGACTACCCGTGGGACGGCGTCATCCGCATCACGGTGGAGGAGGCGCCGCCCGGGGACTGGGAGCTCGCCCTGCGCATCCCGTCCTGGAGCGAGTCCACGTACGTCGACGACCGTCCCGCCCGGGCCGCCGAAGACGGATATTTCCGCATCCGCCGCTCAGCCTGGCGCGCCGGCGACGCCGTCGAGCTGCGGCTCGACCTGACGCCCAGGCTCATGCGCCCCCACCACCGGATCGACGCGGTCAGGGGCAGCGCGGCGCTGGAGCGCGGCCCGCTCGTCTACTGCTTCGAGCAGGCCGACCAGCCGGAGGGCGTGGAGGTCGACGACCTCGCGATCGCCCCCGACGCCGTGCCGCGGCCCATCGATCGCGAGATCGAGGGCGTGGGCCGGACGGTGCTGCTCGAGATCGACGCCGTCGTGGTGAGTCAGCCGCGCGGCGGACTGCCCTACGCCGGCACCCCCCTGGCGACCCGCACCAGCGTGACCGCGACGGCCATCCCCTACTTCCAGTGGGACAACCGCGACGGTGGCGCGATGCGGGTCTGGATCCCCCTCGCGTAA